Proteins encoded by one window of Paraburkholderia sprentiae WSM5005:
- a CDS encoding alpha/beta fold hydrolase → MSAYRQTFIEANGIRLHMAQQGDGPLVLLCHGFPETSHAWRHQLAALAQAGFHAIAPDLRGYGSSECPTAIEQYTTLDVVGDLVALVDILGERNAVVVGNDWGATIAWQAALLRPDRFRAVAALGVPMMGRAPMAPSRLFPQTDQAWFYTHYFSEPGLAESEFERDVRATFRKIYFSASGDVGTRDANTPNPFGLMPRSGGLLDSLIDPPLLPAWLAPTDLDQFVRAFSISGFRGGLNYYRNLDRNWEMQSAFEGLLVKVPSLYLVGERDTGLAMPGMHEIIGGMPQFVPKLSASRVVPQAGHWLQQEAPDFVNAALIEFLREL, encoded by the coding sequence ATGAGCGCATACCGTCAAACCTTTATTGAAGCAAACGGAATTCGCTTACACATGGCTCAACAAGGCGACGGCCCATTGGTGCTTCTTTGTCACGGCTTTCCGGAGACTTCGCATGCCTGGCGCCATCAACTGGCGGCACTTGCGCAAGCCGGCTTCCACGCCATAGCACCGGATCTTCGTGGATACGGATCAAGCGAGTGTCCAACGGCAATTGAGCAGTACACAACATTGGACGTTGTCGGTGACCTGGTGGCGCTCGTTGATATTCTTGGAGAGCGCAACGCAGTTGTTGTGGGGAACGACTGGGGTGCAACCATCGCCTGGCAAGCCGCGCTGCTTCGGCCTGACCGCTTTCGCGCTGTCGCCGCGCTCGGAGTACCAATGATGGGCCGCGCGCCGATGGCGCCGAGCCGGCTTTTCCCGCAGACTGACCAGGCGTGGTTCTACACGCATTATTTCTCCGAACCCGGGTTGGCCGAAAGCGAATTCGAGCGTGACGTTAGGGCCACATTTCGCAAGATCTATTTTTCTGCATCAGGCGACGTCGGAACCCGTGACGCAAATACGCCCAATCCATTCGGACTAATGCCCCGCAGTGGCGGGCTCCTCGACTCTCTGATAGATCCGCCTTTGTTACCTGCGTGGCTCGCACCCACCGATCTCGACCAGTTTGTCCGGGCATTCAGCATTTCTGGCTTTCGCGGTGGATTGAATTACTACCGCAACCTCGACCGCAATTGGGAAATGCAATCGGCTTTCGAGGGCCTGCTCGTCAAGGTTCCCTCCCTGTACCTTGTCGGCGAGCGAGATACAGGTCTGGCAATGCCAGGCATGCACGAAATTATTGGCGGCATGCCTCAGTTCGTGCCCAAGCTGTCAGCCTCTCGAGTCGTTCCGCAAGCAGGGCATTGGCTGCAACAGGAGGCGCCCGATTTCGTCAACGCGGCATTGATTGAGTTTCTCCGCGAGCTTTGA
- a CDS encoding RrF2 family transcriptional regulator: MQRDTRLARLLHILIHMHLRGGATTSETIALMLHTNPVFVRRTMASLRESGFVKSTGGPGGGWVLACDLEDLTVRDVYQAIGHTAPFVIGLADDNRSCPVEAAVNRHIGETLGSAETLLLESLGKRRLSEIAHDVASPKPRKTDE, encoded by the coding sequence ATGCAACGCGATACCCGACTGGCTCGACTTCTGCACATCCTCATCCACATGCATCTTCGCGGAGGCGCAACAACCTCAGAGACGATTGCGCTAATGCTGCACACGAATCCGGTCTTTGTTCGCCGAACGATGGCGTCGTTACGCGAATCGGGGTTTGTTAAGTCGACCGGTGGTCCAGGCGGCGGATGGGTGCTCGCCTGTGACCTCGAAGATCTTACGGTGAGAGATGTCTACCAAGCCATTGGACACACCGCGCCGTTTGTGATTGGCCTAGCCGACGACAATCGCTCTTGTCCAGTGGAGGCGGCGGTAAATCGCCACATCGGCGAGACGTTGGGTTCGGCAGAAACCTTGTTGCTTGAATCGCTTGGCAAACGGCGACTCTCCGAGATCGCGCACGACGTCGCGTCGCCAAAGCCGCGCAAAACGGATGAATAA